One Algibacter sp. L3A6 genomic region harbors:
- a CDS encoding type IX secretion system membrane protein PorP/SprF, translated as MEIQHNILKLLVLFCFFSFVVEEVEAQQDPQYTQYMYNTMSVNAGYAGTGGDFTATGLYRTQWVGVDGAPKTITFGLETQAGERVGLGLNIIQDELGPSNEVYFDGNFSYTIPVGLETNLSFGIKAGVRFLDVDFSKGTAEQMNDPNLENIDSKFLPSIGGGIFYHHDTKWYLGLSVPNIISSQHYDEFIQSVAEERLHVFLIGGYVFDLSENLKFKPAFLGKGVSGAPISVDLSANFLFNEKLTLGLAYRWNGSVSGLAGFQISPELFVGYAYDYATTPINEYTSGSHEIMLRFNILRQGKIKSPRFF; from the coding sequence ATGGAAATACAACATAATATATTAAAACTCTTAGTGCTGTTTTGCTTCTTCTCTTTTGTTGTAGAAGAAGTAGAAGCACAACAAGACCCTCAGTATACGCAGTATATGTACAATACCATGAGTGTAAATGCAGGTTATGCTGGTACGGGTGGAGATTTTACTGCCACAGGGTTGTATCGTACACAATGGGTAGGTGTCGATGGAGCTCCAAAAACAATAACATTTGGTTTGGAAACTCAGGCAGGAGAACGTGTTGGTTTAGGTCTAAATATTATTCAAGATGAATTAGGCCCATCTAACGAAGTTTATTTTGACGGGAATTTTTCATACACCATTCCTGTTGGCTTAGAAACTAATTTATCATTTGGTATTAAAGCCGGTGTTAGATTTTTAGATGTTGATTTTTCTAAAGGAACGGCTGAGCAAATGAATGATCCTAATTTAGAAAATATAGATTCTAAGTTTTTACCTTCTATAGGTGGTGGTATTTTTTATCATCATGATACCAAATGGTATTTAGGCCTTTCGGTTCCTAATATTATTAGTTCGCAGCATTATGATGAGTTTATCCAAAGTGTGGCAGAAGAGCGCTTGCATGTCTTTTTAATAGGTGGATATGTGTTCGATTTAAGTGAGAATTTAAAGTTTAAACCAGCTTTTTTAGGAAAAGGTGTTTCCGGTGCCCCAATATCGGTAGATCTTTCTGCTAACTTTTTGTTTAATGAAAAGCTAACTTTAGGTTTAGCCTATAGATGGAATGGTTCTGTTAGTGGTTTGGCTGGTTTTCAAATATCTCCCGAATTATTTGTTGGGTATGCTTATGATTATGCAACAACTCCAATAAATGAGTACACAAGCGGATCGCACGAAATTATGTTAAGATTCAATATCTTAAGACAAGGAAAAATTAAATCTCCAAGATTCTTCTAA